The segment taatttaattaataccAAAAATGTTCTTGTACCTTACTATATGTCCGAAATGCAATTCTGGAAATCctattttttcaatatagatattatttataatgaaaTTGCCGATGATATTTTTGATaacaaatttaatatattagataATTATCCAACAACAAACATTTTGAATAATGAAATTTATGTGGATCAAGTAAAGGATAATACTTTTgcggaaaaaaaaaatgaacacttggaaaataaaaatggctacctagataataaaaatggctacccatataataaaaatggctacccagataataaaaatagttattcaaaaaatgaacaaaaagcAAACGAAATATAtcttgaaaataataatataaaaattgaaaatacAATGAGTAGTATACCTAACGAACTAAATAAAGACAAGCCCTTTTTAAACGATAAAGAGTACAGTtcagaaataaataaacatgtTAATAACGAAGAGAagcattttataaataaggaaaaagaatataattctTGTGCAGTATTAAATGATGTGTTgattaaaaatgaagacgaaaatattacaaatgaCATTGTAACAAATGAAAATGTTGAGGATGAAAAGAATCACTATAACTTGTATGACAGCAATTCTATGACATCATATGAAgatgtatatatgaaaaagacGAATATAAatggaataaatatatatatggataatgatatatacatGAATTTAAGTGAAAAATCAAATAACTTTAAAAACATTTtgaataacaataaaaaaatcaatgatgataataaaataattaatggtgataataaaaaaattaatgatgataataaaatttatgataaaaattatgttgataatatagataatattttattttcctcaAAAAATGTGGAACCATGtgatattaaattaaatgaagaaagtaaatatacaaatattaaagaagacaatgaacaaaatatatgtcCATCGGATagcaatatatatttaaaagatatctctaaaataaaaatagaaaataatgattttcaaaaaatatctgaatataatacaaaatttcTGGATGAAATAAGTGAAGCAAATAGAAGTGCATGTGATTTGGAGGAACCAAAAAGTGATTTTTTTGATTcttcaaatataaaaaaagaattgaatgaaatgaaaaattcaaaaatgatatatactAAAAATGACataattaatgaaaatataaatcctTTAGACGTacaaaatgatattaatataaacgaAATAATTGAAGAAATGAAGGAAGATTCACATagctataataatataatacctaataaaaataatattcatgtACATCATAATATCAATATTGAAATCAATAATAAGAGAGAACaagaattattttgttctgataatttaaaaaatgattctGATGATATTGTAAAAAAGGATGATATAAATTTAGATGTATTAAATTTGGTAAATAATATGGAATTCGATatagatgaaaataaatttaacaaAGAAGAATTGGAGCAATTTGAAAAGGATATCTTAAACATGTAAAATgccatataatttttcttaaacataattgtatattatatatatatatatatatatataatatatatgtgtaaatttttgtctatttttttttccttttttaaacctacatttattatatttttatttttttgtgtttttatgattatataattattaatacatataaatatatactatgcatttatacatatatatatatatatatatatatatatatatatatatatatatataatattcatttgaattttcttatatctttttcttttttttttaatataatgttttatattttaagatgtatgtattaattcttatatattgcttaagaacatatttatatatataaattaaattttattagttattatgttatttaaataattctttttaaaagatgaattatttttcttttcttttttttttaaatattacaaatatattaaactaaacaaaaatatatatatatatatatatataatgatatataacgaatgataaaaatatataaaaaaaagagattaaaaaatgaaaatacatataaacatatataggTGAGtgaaaatatgttttatatattataatgttacacgaatgaatattttcttgttttatttgatattaaatattcaaatatattatttatatattcctttacTAGGATTATAACAGATGAACATTcagaatatatgtatattatatatattttatgcatATAAAATTAACCATATGTTAAATGGAatgcataaaaatatactcataattatataatatataacttaaaaaaaaaaaaaaaaaaaaaaaaaaaaaatatatatatattgaaaaaagaagcacatatatatatatatatatatatatatatatttatttatttatttatttatttatttacatttttttatcatttgatGAAAGGACGCCCATACCATTTGGTCTTAATAAAATCGATGAAAAAATGGAACCTCGATTTCCAGGATAAcaataattgtatatatacaacTTTCCAAAAAGTAGAAGAGAATCTTCCTCCTTTTAATTCATAATAGGGTAAATCTGCAACAACTTGATGATTACCTATATATGCTAATGATCCTTTCCATTTTTCGATAAATGAtggtatattaaatttttgattagtatgtataaaattattaaaaacattTGATAGATAATAAGCTTCTTGTTTAGCATTTTGTGCAGTAGGTGTAGGtgatttataatttttatctatttcaaataaataatcatgAAATTGTTGAGGAGTCATTTcaccttttttatttttttcataatccCATTTGGATATACTTAATTGAGGAAATGTTTTAGTTAGTTCAGattgttttaattttaatgcTTCTGAAGTTAATTTATTACCTGttaatattttgataatttcATTGGTATGTTCATGTAATAATTTTGgttgtatttttttacagTCACCTATagcataaatattattagatGGAATACCAATAACTCTTAATTTTTCATCTACTTTTAGAATAGCATTATTTGCTTGTACAGgtattgtttttaaaaacttTTGTATAAGTGTTGTTTGTGCTAATCCACTAGCCCAGATAAGAAGACCATAtgaaagtttttttttttcatttttattaagacTTGATTGTATATGAAAAGAATGTTTATCTACATctattacataataatttgtTAAGACATTAATATTAAGATTATGAAAATTTTCTTTGGTAAAATCTGAAATATTTTGTGTAAATGTtggtaataaattatttcctCCTTCTATAATACTaatagatataaaattaaaaatatccttataatttattttaacttctttattaataaaatcagCAAATTCTGCGGTAACTTCGACACCTGTAGGACCTCCTCCTACAACAGCTACATGtaacattttctttttctcttCATTAGATATATTTGGTAATGTACACTTTTCTAAAATATCTAAAAACTTTTTCCGAATTTTTAATGCATCATCAATATCTTTCACAAAATATGCATATTTATCAACaccattaatattaaatgtattCGTTTTTGCCCCTACAgctataattaaataatcataaaataatttcactttattattttcaatatctatacaattaatatatttatcttcaTAAAAAACATCTGTACATTCTAATTGTAAATAATTCCCACAGTacccatttttttttcttaaaaaatttCGAATACTTTCTGTACATACATTTACGCTTAATGTACCACTACATAAACATGGTAATAAAGGAGTAAACGTAAAATAATTACGAGGAGATATTAAAGTTAcgtcatattttttaaagtctatatttaataaaaaattaaaaccaCCCCATCCTGAACCTAGGATTAtaatcttttcttttctttctatatctttattattttttaaattattttttgctacattataaattttacGTACATTTGATATACTTCGAAATATGTTAGCTTGTCCACATTTCCTGAACTTTactaacattatatattaaccaaaaaaaaattcgtaaaatgtgaaataaaatataaaataaaatcataaaatatgatataacatgatatgatataaagagatattatataatataatataaaaataaaggtaaaaataatttttttttttttcaaattaaaTGTGGAACATACACAAATTAGTATATTACATATGAccaattataaatattaaacatatatataaatatatatacatatatatgattaatatttatatattttgtgtgtgtgtgtattTTGGTaagtatttatatgtatatatatatatatatatatatatatatatatatatatatatatattttttttttttttttttttttacttttcattctttctttaattatatattaagataataataaaataatacatacatattttaaaaattacaaaattatatatttcatatatattccaattaacaacaaaaaaaaaaaaaaaaaaggaaatggaaaattatatatatatataaaaaatatatatatatatatatataatatatatatattatgtacacatagaaatatattaatatgattacatgaaaaaataatatattcaaatatttttggattaattttataaaaacaaaacatattttaaaaactaacaaataaaataaccatacaatatttttaactaattaggaaaaaaaaaagaaatatattatatatatatatatatatatatatataatattaatttcctcaataaatggaaaaaaaaaagcatttTACTgcattattttttgatatcctgttcaaaatatattcatattaaaacaaaagataaaattataaattaaaaaatataaaaatataacaatttatataaaaaaaaaaaaaatatatatatatcttttaagtaaaataatcaaattttatttctatttttttttcatttttgtccttctaaatatatgtatatatgtaatgcTTTATAGATGTATAgttcatatataattcttttatgtATGCTTTactctttattattttttcctttctttAATAAAGTTAAAcgggatatatataaatatgatatatgtaacgattttatatatgtactatatacaaaatgatacaacttgtattaaaaaaattttttaatatatttatcatacttttattttgttttcttcaaaactatacatatatatatatatatatatatatatatatatattatataatatgaagggataaaaataaatacacatatataataacaataattaataaaaatgctATTTATAAGGTTGaggtattttatattatcccttgtattatttatacatttggacaaatacaaaatatgtttatattgttataattaaaaaaaaagatagttatatatgttcttcttttgtattataatttttttcaaaaatagaaataaaaaaaaaaaaaaaaaaagaacgtaataataataaaataataaaataaaataaaacaattaaaaaatatgaaaaattatattatgataaaaagattcaagtaataataaaaaaaaaaaaaaaaaaaaatacatatatatatatatatatatatatatatatttttttttaattaataatgcttacttttttattttttaaaaaaacatgtctacttttttcatttattaaaataatgtttgtattatatatatgcataaatatttaacaggaacaaaaattttatatatcccaaatttattcatattaaaaaatactaCATTTCGTTTAAATCGTAATCTTCTCATTCTTTTGTAGTttgataagaaaaatatttaatcatcgaaaataaatatatatttttataaaacccTCTTCTTAAAAATTTGgtaagcatatatatatatatatattatccataAATTATGACAATACACAGATGTATAAAAGTTatcatattttgttttttgttttttctttgttcctttttttttttttttttttatcaatcCTTTGGTCTAAATTCTATGGCTTGCTTTTTAACTTTCTTCTCATAAGAATCTCGGTCTTGTTGATATAAAAGGAAAGGCTCCGCCTGAGCAGGCGAATTAGGGTTAGGGTTATCCAACAAGTCCTAccaaaataaagaattacacacatgaatgaataaataaataaataaatatatatatatatatatatattatttcttaatgtttaaaaaaaaaaagaaatatttttaaacccACTTGTATTCCTAAAAgtatttgttttattgttATGGATGGCTTCCAATCTTCATCTTCGTTCAGAATGGATAAACAAACAGTGCCTacacacaaaaaataaataaaataaataaataaatatatataatacaattataCTTTTTCactataatacatatatatatatatatatatatatattaattttaattaccTGACGGATAAATATTCGGATGAAATAAGACCGTGGTAAATTTACATTTGGGGGGTTTACTAGGATAGTCCTCCGTAAATTCCATGGTTAAAGGATATTCACCACCTTCCCATAAACCTccctataaataaaatatatatatgtatatattacaaatgaagagatatacatacatttatAACTATATTGAAatcttctatatatatatatatatatatatatgtatacctTTTTTCCTGGTATTTTACAAATCCATTTCATTATATCTAAACCCTTGCCATCACTCATGGGACTATATTTTGCTGAAAATCCGGCAGGGTGATCTTTTCTCCACTCTGCCCTTTCTTGTGCTAACCTTTTCTTAGCAATAgacatttttaaatataaacaaaaaaaaaaaatatatcaatatatatatatatatatattttatttttcttatcgatgtattttctttcttaaataatatttcggTGTATCAcactaataaatatatatttcttattatttcatttaaaaaaaaaaaatataatattggctacaacttttcttttttcttttacaaaGGGTACATAATTTAAATTCataaatcaaaaaatttcgagcatatttttttaatcgtatattaaataaataaatatatttatatcaataatattattcttatatattacaaaaaaaaaagaaaaaaaaaaaaaaaaattataaataataataataaaataataaattaataaataaatgataaaaatgaaacagTAATTTATCAAGAGGAAAAAAAAGCTTTactaatttataaatatataaagcttttaaaaacaatattatattaaaaagatttatggatttatgtattattttattatcattttttttttttttacatcttaataaaaataaatataattataaatctataaagaaatataaagaatataattataaatacatacatataatatatacatatatatataatatatatataatatacaaatatatatatatataaatatttatgatttctttatttatttgcttattcattaaatattaattttccttttattttctcatatagataaaattttataaaaacatattctctactattctttttttttttttttttttggaatatattataaataatgtgccatacaaaaataaagctatattataaataacgagaaaaataaaataatatattcttatacatattatattattaaatatgttataaGAATATGcagtacaaaaaaaaaaaaaaaagagaaaaaaaaaaaaaaaaaaaaaaaaaaaacgattcttttattagatatatatatatatatatatatatatatttatatatatttatgtacgtattaattttttttttttcccctattttttatatgtattttgaCAAAAGGCCATTTCCCCACATATACTTATACATGTTCTGATTTGATATAAAacaaacataaataaaataattaaaaaaaatttaaatcagatatatcatatttttcatatatacagtaattatataaatggtttatatatatatatatatatatatgtgcatataACCATCTATTTgtaagataaaaaaatattataataataagtgTATAG is part of the Plasmodium falciparum 3D7 genome assembly, chromosome: 9 genome and harbors:
- a CDS encoding BSD-domain protein, putative, which encodes MYSLWKEVSDQIKKKAEDLNNSIQELNINNTSTKSNNDLKKNENVNENNPDRSFRDSIQDKLNLLNNKYINKDFSELQYYNDKFMSGFNNIKKMVGDIYKDKLNNLNINEDDSKKKKICLSSIVPWKKADVMISKIYRKKYDQGFPLNLPDPYINKQVYERILKLNTDRNKILHTNILENYNFNWNKKKDQSEQIMNEDPNLINTKNVLVPYYMSEMQFWKSYFFNIDIIYNEIADDIFDNKFNILDNYPTTNILNNEIYVDQVKDNTFAEKKNEHLENKNGYLDNKNGYPYNKNGYPDNKNSYSKNEQKANEIYLENNNIKIENTMSSIPNELNKDKPFLNDKEYSSEINKHVNNEEKHFINKEKEYNSCAVLNDVLIKNEDENITNDIVTNENVEDEKNHYNLYDSNSMTSYEDVYMKKTNINGINIYMDNDIYMNLSEKSNNFKNILNNNKKINDDNKIINGDNKKINDDNKIYDKNYVDNIDNILFSSKNVEPCDIKLNEESKYTNIKEDNEQNICPSDSNIYLKDISKIKIENNDFQKISEYNTKFLDEISEANRSACDLEEPKSDFFDSSNIKKELNEMKNSKMIYTKNDIINENINPLDVQNDININEIIEEMKEDSHSYNNIIPNKNNIHVHHNINIEINNKREQELFCSDNLKNDSDDIVKKDDINLDVLNLVNNMEFDIDENKFNKEELEQFEKDILNM
- a CDS encoding type II NADH:ubiquinone oxidoreductase; translation: MLVKFRKCGQANIFRSISNVRKIYNVAKNNLKNNKDIERKEKIIILGSGWGGFNFLLNIDFKKYDVTLISPRNYFTFTPLLPCLCSGTLSVNVCTESIRNFLRKKNGYCGNYLQLECTDVFYEDKYINCIDIENNKVKLFYDYLIIAVGAKTNTFNINGVDKYAYFVKDIDDALKIRKKFLDILEKCTLPNISNEEKKKMLHVAVVGGGPTGVEVTAEFADFINKEVKINYKDIFNFISISIIEGGNNLLPTFTQNISDFTKENFHNLNINVLTNYYVIDVDKHSFHIQSSLNKNEKKKLSYGLLIWASGLAQTTLIQKFLKTIPVQANNAILKVDEKLRVIGIPSNNIYAIGDCKKIQPKLLHEHTNEIIKILTGNKLTSEALKLKQSELTKTFPQLSISKWDYEKNKKGEMTPQQFHDYLFEIDKNYKSPTPTAQNAKQEAYYLSNVFNNFIHTNQKFNIPSFIEKWKGSLAYIGNHQVVADLPYYELKGGRFSSTFWKVVYIQLLLSWKSRFHFFIDFIKTKWYGRPFIK
- a CDS encoding SUMO-conjugating enzyme UBC9, giving the protein MSIAKKRLAQERAEWRKDHPAGFSAKYSPMSDGKGLDIMKWICKIPGKKGGLWEGGEYPLTMEFTEDYPSKPPKCKFTTVLFHPNIYPSGTVCLSILNEDEDWKPSITIKQILLGIQDLLDNPNPNSPAQAEPFLLYQQDRDSYEKKVKKQAIEFRPKD